From the Acidicapsa ligni genome, one window contains:
- a CDS encoding LysR family transcriptional regulator codes for MNHDPRLYFLALAEERDLKRAALRWGVTQRTIRISIAQLEKDYGTELCVIQTKTASLTEAGRRLRRSLCSVDVDDDVFRRIGIMEDAQSEHDIADWMKQAAVASWPFIRIGVSRGNFKEQVRGIYSGAIDIALLYGWPAVDFSRLSFRKLYDQEMMVFLVQELANNVRPIDLASLRQRTWVVPSTTVMPGVDDLLSWECRKEGFRPRRSAARIKSHFLEAIRHERAVGFAPANFLAVLPPGVARLPLDRRITIPFGCLHRTHEASTSVHRFINLMCRLTSIQKGTVQPLFQSHELTTETSASGEDDQTALVVAGSRCRNEAPQDIQSDDTTYTS; via the coding sequence ATGAATCACGATCCTAGACTCTATTTTCTTGCCCTGGCAGAAGAGCGGGACCTGAAGCGCGCCGCACTTCGTTGGGGCGTAACTCAGCGCACGATCCGAATCTCCATCGCACAGCTGGAGAAGGATTACGGGACTGAATTGTGTGTTATTCAGACAAAAACAGCAAGTTTGACCGAGGCGGGAAGGCGTCTTCGCCGCTCATTATGTTCAGTTGATGTTGACGATGATGTCTTCCGTCGCATTGGCATCATGGAGGACGCTCAATCGGAACATGACATCGCGGACTGGATGAAACAGGCAGCAGTCGCCTCATGGCCTTTTATCAGAATCGGGGTATCGAGAGGCAACTTCAAAGAACAGGTTAGGGGGATCTACTCTGGAGCGATCGATATCGCATTGCTTTACGGCTGGCCAGCGGTTGACTTCTCCAGGCTGAGCTTTCGAAAGCTCTACGACCAGGAGATGATGGTTTTTTTGGTGCAGGAGCTGGCGAACAACGTTCGGCCCATTGACCTCGCATCGCTACGTCAAAGGACATGGGTGGTACCGTCAACCACCGTCATGCCGGGCGTCGACGATCTTCTTTCGTGGGAATGCAGGAAGGAAGGCTTTCGCCCGCGGCGGTCGGCCGCTCGTATCAAATCACATTTCCTCGAAGCGATTCGCCATGAGAGAGCGGTCGGTTTTGCGCCCGCTAATTTTCTAGCGGTCCTTCCGCCTGGTGTTGCGAGGCTTCCTTTGGACCGGCGAATCACCATCCCCTTTGGGTGTCTGCACAGAACTCATGAAGCCTCGACCTCGGTCCACCGATTTATTAACCTCATGTGCCGGTTGACCTCCATACAGAAAGGGACGGTACAACCGCTATTTCAGTCGCACGAGCTGACAACAGAGACAAGCGCTTCTGGAGAGGACGACCAAACGGCACTCGTCGTTGCGGGATCAAGATGCCGCAACGAGGCGCCACAAGACATTCAGTCAGACGATACAACGTACACAAGCTAG
- the sthA gene encoding Si-specific NAD(P)(+) transhydrogenase: MNTYDLFVIGSGPAGQRAAIAGVKKGKRVALAETRNVVGGVCINTGTIPSKTLREAVLHFSGYSYRSIYGLNYRVKEKISMDDLTFRVQHVIKTEIEVIQSQLSRNGVEVMNGTASFQDPHTVHIAGPDGANLIQAENIVIAVGTKPAASPKVSLNGRNIINSDQILELRELPKTLIVVGGGVIGVEYTCMFAALGIRVVLIEKRPTLLEFADHEIVEALSYHLRDSRVTMRLNEEVESVAEQEDGTVVANLESRKKVSGAALLYAVGRSGNIEELNLTAAGIEADARGRIPVDKDYRTNTPNIFAVGDVIGFPSLASVSMEQGRIAVARIFVDETVRSHAEAYPYGIYTIPEISFIGKTEEQLTEEDVPYEVGVAYYREIARGQISGDTTGRLKLIFHRETRAILGVHIIGEGATELVHIGQAVMVLNGTIDYFVNTVFNYPTLAECYKAAAFNGINRLARFD; this comes from the coding sequence ATGAATACATATGACCTATTCGTAATCGGTTCCGGACCTGCGGGACAGCGTGCGGCTATCGCCGGTGTTAAGAAGGGAAAGCGTGTCGCTCTTGCGGAGACACGAAATGTTGTTGGTGGAGTTTGTATCAACACTGGCACGATTCCAAGCAAAACTCTTCGTGAAGCCGTTCTCCATTTCTCCGGATATAGTTACCGGTCTATCTATGGTCTGAACTATCGCGTGAAGGAGAAGATCTCGATGGATGACCTCACGTTCCGAGTCCAGCATGTGATCAAAACGGAGATCGAGGTGATCCAATCCCAGTTGTCTAGAAATGGGGTCGAAGTCATGAATGGAACTGCGTCATTCCAAGACCCACACACAGTGCATATAGCCGGCCCGGACGGCGCGAATCTCATCCAAGCGGAAAACATCGTTATCGCGGTCGGGACCAAACCGGCAGCTTCACCGAAGGTCTCCCTCAACGGGAGGAACATCATCAACAGCGATCAGATCTTGGAGCTTAGGGAACTCCCAAAGACACTGATTGTGGTTGGCGGTGGCGTGATCGGTGTCGAATATACCTGCATGTTCGCGGCGCTCGGTATCCGTGTCGTGTTGATTGAGAAACGGCCAACATTGCTGGAGTTCGCGGACCACGAGATCGTTGAAGCTCTCAGCTATCACCTGCGGGATAGCCGAGTCACGATGCGATTGAATGAAGAGGTAGAGAGCGTCGCAGAGCAGGAAGATGGAACAGTGGTTGCAAATCTCGAAAGCAGGAAAAAGGTTTCAGGCGCAGCCTTACTTTATGCCGTAGGACGATCAGGAAATATCGAAGAACTCAACCTGACGGCCGCCGGAATCGAAGCAGACGCTCGAGGCAGAATTCCGGTTGATAAGGACTATCGTACCAACACCCCAAACATCTTCGCCGTTGGAGATGTCATCGGATTTCCCAGTCTGGCTTCCGTGTCGATGGAACAAGGCCGGATTGCAGTGGCTCGGATATTTGTTGATGAAACCGTGCGATCCCATGCGGAGGCATACCCATATGGTATCTACACGATCCCCGAGATCTCATTCATCGGGAAAACGGAGGAACAGCTCACAGAGGAAGACGTGCCCTACGAAGTAGGGGTGGCATATTACCGAGAGATTGCCAGAGGTCAGATCAGCGGCGACACAACCGGGAGATTGAAGCTCATTTTTCATCGCGAAACACGAGCGATTCTAGGGGTGCATATCATCGGAGAGGGCGCTACCGAGCTGGTACACATCGGCCAGGCGGTGATGGTGCTGAATGGAACGATCGACTACTTCGTCAATACTGTCTTCAATTATCCAACCCTCGCCGAATGCTACAAAGCGGCTGCATTCAATGGGATTAATCGCCTGGCCAGATTCGACTAG
- a CDS encoding class I SAM-dependent methyltransferase, with protein MHVRTFLHLRQQRAVVSSSIRPERPYEFYRLWLGSSMVFSSAYFQTPEEDLNHAQETGLERICNKLQLTKTDRFLDLNCNWGSLLLHAGAFHETPSHGFSQSNEQLTTVELRLVETGLTSRCAVHRGTYKDLQEVRVPFTKIASVGFTELALDVQHLDYFRSIYQKLSPGGLFLVDFVTRSSSPLDLEFETGSGFAYRTLPKLSLILESVEKAGFVIANIEELRDQFEATLRLWFSALAKHRHELSRMTCRRSVRAWELCLACAVESTRAGQISLYQILLRRPLEYSPQKEASAAASQAGGDLYPLPDSMPVRARRETGSW; from the coding sequence ATGCACGTTCGCACGTTTCTCCATCTCCGGCAGCAACGGGCAGTGGTCTCATCTTCCATTCGCCCCGAACGTCCTTATGAGTTTTACCGGCTGTGGCTTGGAAGCTCTATGGTCTTCTCTTCGGCGTATTTCCAGACACCTGAAGAAGACCTGAATCATGCGCAGGAGACCGGACTTGAACGAATATGCAACAAGTTGCAGCTAACCAAGACCGATCGGTTTCTGGACCTCAATTGCAACTGGGGAAGCCTCCTTCTACACGCGGGAGCATTTCACGAAACCCCGTCCCACGGGTTTTCGCAAAGCAACGAGCAGCTTACGACCGTCGAACTGAGACTTGTCGAGACCGGGCTCACTTCTCGTTGCGCTGTCCATCGTGGAACGTACAAAGATCTTCAGGAGGTCCGAGTTCCATTTACCAAGATCGCGAGTGTTGGGTTTACGGAACTGGCATTGGACGTTCAGCATTTGGATTACTTTCGGAGCATCTATCAGAAGCTGAGTCCGGGGGGCCTCTTTCTGGTTGATTTTGTTACGAGATCCTCTTCGCCGCTCGACCTTGAATTCGAAACAGGCTCGGGCTTCGCGTATCGCACCCTCCCGAAGCTTTCTCTAATTCTTGAGTCTGTAGAGAAGGCGGGTTTTGTCATTGCGAACATTGAGGAACTGAGAGATCAATTCGAAGCGACCCTCCGTCTTTGGTTTAGTGCCCTAGCGAAACATCGGCACGAATTATCGCGAATGACATGTCGAAGGTCGGTGAGAGCATGGGAGCTTTGTTTGGCTTGTGCCGTGGAATCGACACGAGCGGGTCAAATATCGCTTTATCAGATTTTGCTGAGACGGCCACTTGAGTATTCTCCTCAAAAGGAGGCCTCTGCTGCGGCGTCCCAAGCAGGCGGCGACCTCTATCCGCTGCCGGACAGCATGCCGGTTCGAGCAAGACGCGAAACTGGAAGTTGGTGA
- a CDS encoding multicopper oxidase family protein encodes MKQAGWMLAGSGLFGRKVRAMQRGGMAMGGRKETPAHRPRTMDATKLEAFVDPLPLPQRLHAAGRRSSEIHRAVNAPYYRVHIREIACSMHRDLPPARMWSYGETSAPVVFETRSAEGVLIDWWNELPEKHFLPLDAPMPHMQDAPETRTVAHMHGARVPSDSDGYPEDWFGPGRNKLCFYPNHQDAAGLWVHDHAMGVSRMNVFAGLMGWHLIRDEVEDKLRLPAGKYELPLLIYDRSFDPRGQLYYPNPPDEGAWAQEFIGDAMIVNGKVQPYHDVEPRRYRLRIANTANSRFFSLAFSNGQSFQVIGSDQGLLSAPVEMKRLVLAPAERTDIVVDFSLARGQAVVLMSDHLQLMQFRVGSDHVVDDNQIPMALRPIERIDVTKAVRTRELTLNEFDSDNGEAMVMLLNRKHWAEPVTEIVKLDSTEIWSLINLTEDTHPIHLHLVRFQILDRRSFSTYDYLSDGNLRYTGESMLPEPHELGWKDVVQCPAGTVTRIIVPFHGYSGRYLWHCHILEHEANDMMRPYQVIA; translated from the coding sequence ATGAAACAGGCAGGATGGATGCTCGCGGGTAGCGGACTGTTCGGCAGAAAAGTGCGCGCCATGCAACGCGGCGGGATGGCGATGGGTGGAAGGAAAGAAACACCTGCCCATCGTCCTCGCACGATGGATGCGACGAAGCTGGAAGCTTTTGTTGATCCTCTGCCACTCCCGCAACGCCTCCACGCCGCCGGACGGCGTTCCTCAGAGATCCATCGGGCGGTCAATGCTCCGTACTATCGCGTCCACATCCGTGAGATCGCGTGCAGCATGCATCGTGACCTCCCGCCGGCACGGATGTGGAGTTATGGAGAAACGTCTGCTCCGGTGGTTTTTGAGACCCGTAGCGCCGAGGGCGTCCTCATCGATTGGTGGAACGAGTTGCCGGAGAAACACTTCCTGCCGCTCGACGCCCCAATGCCTCATATGCAGGATGCTCCCGAGACACGCACTGTGGCACATATGCATGGTGCGCGCGTGCCGTCCGACAGCGATGGCTATCCCGAAGATTGGTTTGGTCCCGGCCGGAACAAGTTGTGCTTTTACCCGAACCATCAGGACGCCGCGGGGCTATGGGTGCATGACCATGCGATGGGCGTGAGCCGGATGAACGTATTCGCCGGCCTGATGGGTTGGCATCTGATCCGCGATGAAGTGGAGGACAAGCTTCGCCTTCCGGCCGGGAAATATGAGTTGCCGCTCCTGATCTATGACAGGAGCTTCGATCCTCGCGGCCAGCTCTACTACCCGAATCCGCCCGACGAAGGCGCGTGGGCGCAGGAGTTCATCGGGGATGCGATGATCGTCAACGGCAAGGTCCAGCCGTATCACGATGTCGAACCGCGACGGTATCGATTACGGATTGCCAATACGGCAAACTCGCGGTTCTTTTCGCTTGCGTTTTCGAATGGGCAGAGCTTTCAGGTGATCGGATCTGACCAGGGGCTGCTCTCTGCGCCGGTGGAGATGAAGCGGCTGGTGCTTGCTCCCGCCGAACGCACAGACATCGTCGTGGACTTTAGCCTGGCACGCGGTCAAGCTGTCGTCCTGATGAGCGATCATCTGCAGCTGATGCAGTTCCGGGTTGGCAGTGACCACGTAGTCGATGATAACCAAATTCCCATGGCGCTGCGTCCGATCGAGCGGATCGATGTAACGAAGGCGGTGCGGACCCGTGAGCTGACCCTGAACGAGTTCGATAGCGACAATGGCGAAGCGATGGTCATGTTGCTGAACCGCAAGCATTGGGCAGAGCCCGTGACCGAGATCGTGAAACTGGATTCCACTGAAATATGGAGTTTGATCAACCTGACCGAAGACACTCATCCGATCCACTTACATCTGGTGCGTTTTCAAATTCTCGATCGGAGGAGTTTCTCGACCTACGATTATCTCTCAGACGGAAATCTGCGATACACGGGGGAGTCGATGCTCCCTGAACCTCATGAGCTTGGGTGGAAGGACGTAGTCCAATGCCCTGCAGGAACGGTCACCCGAATCATCGTACCCTTCCACGGCTACTCGGGGAGATATCTTTGGCATTGTCATATTTTGGAGCATGAGGCTAACGACATGATGCGGCCTTATCAAGTCATTGCATAG
- a CDS encoding phospholipase C, whose product MKSLREFVAVVTTVVSATAPMYGASEVLPKDAIRHVVVIYQENVSFDHYFATYPVALNPPGDPRFIPQPGTPEVEGLSGDLLTRNPNFLNEENGNGRANPFRLRRDQAATADQDHNYQAEQLAYDGGKMDLFPKSVGSADGPRIPGEKAGVPSTTGLTMGYYDGNTVTAYWNYAQHYAMSDHQFDTVFGPSTPGAISLASGQTNGVVNDQNAQGGIVADGSGGFTIIADPQPSGDVCSSTSDALVHMTGRNVGDLLTKADISWGFFQGGFDLSVVNPNGTTGCRRSSVSLTGLNKRDYLPHHEPFQYYKSTANPEHVRPKSVATIGTNQDGAANHQYDLHDFVDAVKAGNFPAVSFLKAPAYQDGHAGYSTPLDEQKFVVGMINFLQQQPEWKHTVVIIAYDDSDGWYDHLTGPLVNGSESKLDQLSGAGKCGDMSTALGGISPETKHAAGRCGYGPRLPLLVISPWARPNYVDHSVTDQTSILRLIEDTFLNGARLGGGSFDEKAGSLKGMLDFSKGKPQNLRKILLDPETGEVSSAK is encoded by the coding sequence GTGAAGAGTTTGCGTGAATTTGTCGCGGTCGTTACGACCGTAGTTTCGGCGACGGCTCCGATGTATGGTGCCAGCGAAGTGCTGCCCAAAGACGCTATCCGGCACGTCGTCGTGATCTATCAGGAGAACGTCTCCTTCGATCATTATTTCGCCACCTATCCGGTCGCTCTGAATCCACCGGGAGATCCCAGGTTCATTCCGCAGCCAGGGACGCCGGAGGTAGAGGGTCTCTCCGGCGATCTGCTGACCCGGAATCCCAATTTTCTCAATGAAGAGAATGGCAACGGTCGCGCGAACCCGTTCCGGCTCCGCCGCGATCAGGCGGCAACTGCCGATCAGGACCACAACTATCAGGCCGAACAACTTGCATACGACGGCGGCAAGATGGATCTGTTTCCCAAGTCGGTTGGCAGCGCAGACGGACCGCGCATTCCCGGTGAGAAAGCGGGAGTTCCTTCCACGACAGGCCTGACGATGGGGTACTACGACGGCAATACGGTGACCGCGTACTGGAACTATGCGCAGCATTACGCAATGAGCGACCACCAGTTTGACACGGTATTTGGCCCTTCGACACCGGGCGCGATCAGTCTCGCATCCGGCCAGACGAACGGTGTGGTGAATGACCAGAACGCGCAAGGCGGCATCGTTGCCGATGGGAGCGGCGGATTCACCATCATCGCCGATCCGCAGCCATCGGGCGATGTCTGCTCCAGCACGTCCGACGCGCTGGTTCATATGACCGGCCGCAATGTTGGTGATCTGCTGACCAAGGCGGATATCTCCTGGGGTTTCTTCCAGGGAGGGTTCGACCTGTCGGTGGTGAATCCCAACGGGACAACGGGCTGTCGTCGCAGCTCGGTCTCTCTGACCGGGCTGAATAAGCGGGACTATCTGCCGCATCATGAGCCCTTCCAGTATTACAAGTCGACCGCTAACCCGGAACATGTTCGCCCGAAGTCGGTCGCGACGATCGGCACCAATCAGGATGGAGCCGCGAATCATCAGTACGACCTGCATGATTTTGTCGATGCTGTGAAGGCCGGCAACTTCCCCGCCGTCAGCTTCCTGAAGGCACCCGCCTACCAGGACGGTCACGCGGGATATTCGACACCCTTGGACGAACAGAAGTTTGTGGTCGGGATGATCAACTTCCTTCAGCAGCAGCCGGAGTGGAAGCATACCGTGGTGATCATTGCCTACGACGATTCGGACGGTTGGTATGACCATCTCACGGGGCCATTGGTGAATGGCTCCGAATCGAAACTGGACCAGCTAAGCGGCGCCGGCAAGTGTGGCGATATGTCCACCGCTCTAGGAGGCATTAGCCCCGAGACAAAACACGCGGCTGGCCGCTGTGGATACGGCCCTCGTCTTCCGTTGCTTGTGATCTCTCCGTGGGCCAGGCCGAACTACGTCGACCACAGCGTGACCGACCAGACCTCCATCCTGCGACTGATTGAGGACACGTTTCTGAATGGCGCGCGTCTCGGTGGTGGCTCCTTCGATGAGAAGGCGGGCTCGTTGAAGGGTATGCTGGACTTCAGTAAGGGCAAACCGCAAAACCTGCGAAAAATACTTCTCGACCCGGAGACGGGAGAGGTTTCTTCGGCAAAGTAA
- a CDS encoding YncE family protein, whose product MKVSTFVFSTIVLTSISMAGLGQTESRPILRLSQSIELPNVQGGFDHLAYDSVGKRVFVAAEDNGSIEVIDLQKAVRIANIPGFQSPHSILVRPGSSTILVTDSGPDASALVNSVTLKKTRQLKLALGANCILFDSQRKRLYVTAGGDRVHQSSSILQSINPDTGEIVKSVTVNALHLQPMALDLATNRLFVNLADQNAVGIFNADSLQRISTWKIPGCKKNSPIIFDGEHHRLFVVCGDPGVLFVLDSDSGSVKTSIPTPPDPDDMDLDPSANRLFVPGDGSLNVYDVSRSNHVELIQRVATAKDAKTGLLLPGQRRYLLAIPSSKAEKAHIDVFDVH is encoded by the coding sequence GTGAAGGTTTCGACTTTCGTTTTCTCGACTATTGTCCTCACCAGCATTTCAATGGCTGGGCTCGGCCAGACAGAGAGCCGGCCGATACTGCGACTCTCCCAATCGATTGAGCTTCCCAATGTTCAGGGAGGATTCGATCATCTTGCCTACGACTCTGTCGGAAAGAGGGTCTTTGTCGCTGCTGAAGACAATGGAAGCATCGAAGTGATCGATCTCCAGAAAGCGGTGCGGATCGCGAATATCCCCGGATTTCAAAGCCCGCACAGCATCCTCGTGCGTCCCGGCTCTTCAACCATCCTGGTCACCGACAGCGGCCCGGATGCTTCTGCTTTGGTGAACTCGGTCACCTTGAAGAAGACTCGTCAGCTCAAGCTTGCTCTAGGCGCAAACTGCATCCTCTTCGATTCGCAGCGCAAGCGCCTCTATGTGACCGCTGGCGGCGATCGTGTGCATCAGTCCTCTTCGATCCTGCAATCGATCAACCCCGATACGGGCGAGATCGTGAAATCGGTGACTGTGAACGCGCTTCACCTCCAGCCGATGGCTCTCGATCTCGCCACCAACCGGCTTTTTGTCAATCTCGCCGATCAGAATGCAGTCGGCATCTTCAACGCCGACAGCTTGCAAAGGATCTCGACGTGGAAGATCCCAGGGTGTAAGAAAAACTCGCCCATCATCTTCGACGGGGAACATCATCGGCTGTTTGTCGTGTGTGGCGATCCCGGTGTCTTGTTCGTATTGGATTCTGACAGCGGATCGGTAAAGACTTCGATCCCGACGCCACCCGATCCAGATGATATGGACCTCGATCCTTCGGCAAATCGGCTATTCGTTCCCGGAGACGGCTCATTGAATGTCTATGACGTGTCCCGCTCCAATCATGTGGAGCTGATCCAACGGGTCGCCACGGCGAAGGACGCAAAGACTGGGCTGCTGCTGCCTGGGCAACGAAGATATCTGCTCGCGATCCCATCCTCAAAGGCCGAAAAGGCCCACATCGATGTCTTCGATGTGCATTAG
- a CDS encoding efflux RND transporter permease subunit — MTGRLAEFVRSNGRALVLVALTFAVAGALMIPSIPVSIFPETNFPRIVILVDNGITPTDVQMLTVTRPIEEAVRFVPGVTTVRSVTGRGSTEINIFFRWDVDILNALHLVQGRIAQIAPTLPPTAHFYVNRLTFSVFPIVGFSITSETRSLSDLWSLAYYDLAPRLYRLPGVADTRIVGGRKPEFHILVDPAKLNALNMPLTKVVDAIRNSNIIEPAGMVQENYHLYLTTVTGMLKSKEQVESVVVDVSKGTPIQIKDIATVVPGEEPVYNIVTANGRPSVLVNVLQQPDGNTVQIARSVNEVLAEAQRSLPPGIHLSTYYDQSQLVSESIDGVTESIVIGLFLAVIVLLLFLKNWRTTIVAAVVIPIAVLIAIVFMKLTGMSFNLMTLGGIAACIGVVIDDAIVIVENISIHLALGNSPWDASKTAIQELTPALIGSTLTPIVVFVPLVFLGGITAVFFRALAMTLVTALAASLVLAIFFTPVLAGIFLRPNRREGVATIEEAEKQEEGRILRFFSEKYERLLEWSLSHTRTIMYIAAGILVLSILLYNGLGSGFLPDMDEGAFVLDYRTPPGTSLQESNRILNHVEQFLRQTPEVESYSRRTGARLALAIAEPNTGDFLIKLKKKRSRSLEEVTSDLREKINHTEPAIQVEFPHILEDLVGDLAWSPQPIEIKIYNQDEAAYKAAAKSIEEWLPKVKGVVDVENQTVTIGPSMNFRVDPQRAGLAGFSVRDIADIESTILDGKLASNIIQGDRLVGLRVRYPLADRASFRNLQDQLITSPTGKTVALSTLVNEEMAPEQTEIHRENLRNLDAVTAHLEGRDLGSAMKEIQRRLYKEVQLPPGTEIEFGGLYQIQQESFSGLTRVLLASMLLIFIILVFEFRSFSHPIAILIATVLCTSGSLLALFITQTTLNISSFMGIIMVIGIVHKNGILMLDSESHFTGKGYALRDAIFHAGRRRLRPILMTALATVCGMLPLAIGVGSGAQLLQPLAIAVIGGVVISMILSLVITPALFYSLRKKGL, encoded by the coding sequence ATGACCGGACGGCTCGCAGAGTTCGTAAGATCCAATGGGCGGGCGCTCGTGCTGGTCGCGCTGACTTTTGCCGTCGCGGGCGCACTCATGATCCCCTCGATACCCGTCTCAATCTTTCCGGAGACGAACTTCCCGCGCATCGTCATCCTGGTGGATAACGGCATCACCCCAACCGATGTCCAAATGCTGACTGTGACGAGGCCCATCGAAGAGGCAGTCCGCTTTGTCCCTGGCGTGACAACGGTGCGATCGGTCACTGGAAGAGGTTCGACCGAGATCAATATCTTCTTTCGCTGGGATGTAGACATCCTGAATGCGCTTCACCTGGTGCAGGGCCGGATCGCGCAAATCGCTCCGACATTGCCTCCCACCGCGCACTTCTATGTCAACCGTCTGACATTCTCGGTCTTCCCGATCGTTGGCTTCAGCATTACATCGGAGACGCGCAGTCTGTCTGACCTTTGGTCGCTTGCGTACTACGATCTGGCGCCGCGCCTGTACCGCCTTCCGGGAGTTGCCGATACCCGTATCGTTGGGGGCCGCAAACCCGAGTTCCACATCCTGGTCGATCCAGCGAAGCTGAACGCGCTGAATATGCCCCTCACCAAGGTCGTGGACGCGATACGCAACAGCAACATTATCGAGCCCGCAGGGATGGTTCAGGAGAATTATCATCTCTACCTCACCACGGTCACTGGGATGCTCAAGAGCAAAGAGCAGGTCGAGTCCGTGGTAGTGGATGTGTCCAAAGGCACACCCATTCAGATTAAAGACATCGCCACCGTCGTACCCGGCGAAGAGCCGGTGTACAACATCGTTACTGCAAACGGCCGGCCTTCGGTGCTAGTCAATGTTTTGCAGCAGCCTGACGGAAATACCGTCCAGATCGCGAGATCGGTGAATGAAGTTCTGGCGGAGGCGCAGCGGTCACTCCCGCCTGGTATTCATCTGTCGACGTACTACGATCAATCGCAGCTTGTGAGCGAATCGATCGACGGTGTGACAGAGAGCATCGTGATTGGCTTGTTTCTCGCGGTCATTGTTCTCCTGTTGTTCCTGAAGAACTGGCGTACGACCATCGTCGCCGCGGTCGTCATCCCCATCGCCGTCCTGATCGCGATCGTATTCATGAAGCTCACAGGCATGAGCTTCAACCTCATGACGCTTGGAGGTATTGCAGCATGTATCGGCGTGGTCATCGACGATGCCATCGTGATCGTTGAGAATATCTCCATTCACCTGGCACTCGGAAATTCCCCTTGGGATGCTTCGAAGACCGCGATTCAGGAGCTCACGCCTGCGCTCATTGGCTCGACGCTTACTCCCATCGTCGTATTCGTCCCTCTCGTCTTTCTTGGAGGCATCACCGCCGTCTTCTTCCGGGCGCTCGCGATGACCCTCGTGACCGCCCTCGCCGCCTCGCTCGTGCTCGCGATCTTCTTTACGCCGGTTTTGGCTGGGATCTTTCTTCGGCCAAACCGGCGCGAAGGTGTCGCCACGATAGAAGAGGCTGAGAAGCAGGAGGAGGGACGAATCCTGCGCTTCTTCTCCGAAAAGTACGAGCGCCTCCTGGAGTGGAGTCTTAGCCATACCCGAACCATCATGTACATCGCGGCCGGAATCCTGGTCCTGAGTATTCTGCTTTACAACGGGCTGGGGAGCGGTTTTCTACCGGATATGGATGAAGGAGCCTTTGTTCTGGACTACAGAACGCCCCCGGGAACCTCTCTGCAGGAGTCCAACCGCATCCTGAATCACGTCGAGCAATTTCTTCGGCAAACGCCGGAGGTCGAGAGCTATTCGCGGCGCACCGGTGCGCGTCTCGCCCTCGCGATTGCGGAGCCCAACACCGGGGACTTCCTCATCAAATTGAAGAAGAAGCGATCCCGTTCGCTGGAGGAGGTGACCTCCGACTTGCGGGAAAAGATCAATCACACAGAGCCTGCGATCCAGGTTGAATTCCCCCACATCCTCGAAGATCTCGTAGGCGATCTCGCCTGGTCCCCGCAACCGATCGAAATCAAAATCTACAACCAGGATGAAGCCGCCTATAAAGCCGCAGCAAAGTCCATTGAAGAATGGCTCCCGAAGGTGAAGGGGGTTGTCGATGTAGAAAATCAGACCGTAACCATCGGTCCCAGCATGAACTTCCGTGTCGATCCGCAGCGGGCAGGGTTGGCAGGCTTCTCCGTTCGTGACATCGCCGATATCGAGTCCACGATTCTTGACGGAAAGCTTGCGTCGAACATCATTCAGGGAGATCGTCTCGTCGGTTTACGCGTGCGTTATCCGTTGGCAGATCGTGCTTCCTTTCGGAACCTTCAGGACCAGTTGATTACGTCCCCGACGGGGAAGACGGTAGCCCTCTCCACGCTGGTCAATGAAGAGATGGCTCCGGAACAAACTGAGATCCATCGCGAAAACCTTCGCAACCTCGATGCAGTAACAGCACATTTGGAGGGACGGGACCTTGGATCGGCGATGAAGGAGATTCAGCGACGGCTCTATAAAGAAGTTCAACTTCCCCCAGGGACAGAGATCGAGTTTGGTGGCCTGTACCAGATTCAACAGGAATCCTTCAGCGGCCTCACACGCGTCCTGCTGGCTTCCATGCTTTTGATCTTCATCATTCTAGTATTTGAGTTCCGGTCCTTCTCCCATCCCATTGCGATCCTGATCGCGACGGTTCTCTGCACCTCGGGAAGTCTCCTCGCATTGTTCATAACCCAGACAACGTTGAATATCTCTTCCTTTATGGGGATCATCATGGTGATCGGCATCGTGCACAAGAACGGAATTCTGATGCTGGACTCCGAAAGCCACTTTACGGGGAAGGGCTATGCGCTTCGGGATGCGATCTTCCATGCCGGCCGCCGGCGGCTTCGCCCGATCCTGATGACGGCGCTTGCCACCGTTTGTGGAATGCTCCCACTGGCAATCGGAGTCGGTTCCGGTGCCCAGCTGCTTCAGCCGCTGGCGATTGCCGTCATCGGGGGCGTCGTCATCTCAATGATCCTGTCGTTGGTGATTACACCGGCGCTCTTCTACTCCCTGCGCAAGAAAGGTCTTTGA